Part of the Planococcus plakortidis genome is shown below.
TCGCAGCGGATGAAGTGCTATTGGTCACGACGCCTGAACCGACATCGGTCACCGATGCCTATTCGGTCGTCAAGATGATGCATGCAAAAGACCCGGACTTGGCGATCCGCCTCGTGGTCAATCAATGCACTGACGGCAAAGAAGGCCATCAGACAGCCGAGAACTTTGCGGAAGTCGCAGGGCGCTTTTTGGATAAAGACATCCGGACGCTCGGCATTGTGCCATCGGACCTCCATGTGCCGCAAGCGGTCAAAAAGCAGGAGCCGTTCTTGCTTTCGCATCCGAGCAGTGCGGCGAGCAAAGCGGTGCGCTCGCTCGCAGCGGTGTATCTGGAGTTGCCGTCGCCGTTCAAGATCGGGCTTCGTGGATTCGTCATGAAATTATTCTTCAAATAAAGGCATAGCGGAAGTGGGGTGGACAGCTTGGTAAATCAGAAATTGTCGAATGCAGAACTGGCGCAATGGGGCAACTGGCAGCAGAACAGGGACCAGGATGCCGGCGATTATTTAGTCGCGAAGTATTTGCCCCTGGTGGATTATGTGATTCAACGCTTTCTTATCAGCCTGCCGAAAACTGTCGACAAAGACGAAGTCCGAAGCTACGCCTATGAAGGCTTGCTGGACGCACTCGATAAATTCAAGCCGGAAAAAGACTGGAAATTCGAAACTTATGCCGGGTGGCGGATCAAAGGGGCAATCATCGACGGCCTCCGGAAAAGCGATTGGCTGCCCCGTTCATTGCGGGACAAAGTGAAGAAAATCGAAAAAGCGTACGCCGAATTGGAGCAGCAGAAAGGCGAAAGTGCCAGTGACCAGGAAGTGAGCGAATACTTGGGGATGACCCCGGCAGAATTGAAC
Proteins encoded:
- a CDS encoding FliA/WhiG family RNA polymerase sigma factor yields the protein MVNQKLSNAELAQWGNWQQNRDQDAGDYLVAKYLPLVDYVIQRFLISLPKTVDKDEVRSYAYEGLLDALDKFKPEKDWKFETYAGWRIKGAIIDGLRKSDWLPRSLRDKVKKIEKAYAELEQQKGESASDQEVSEYLGMTPAELNRAVSEAALSAMLSMDDDQANLEERMPRATIGSPERELSGQMTKEALAKAIATLPEKEKLTVSLCYFEEMKLTEIAEILGLSVSRVSQLHSKAMLRLHAAMLSVHEHY